A genomic window from Vitis riparia cultivar Riparia Gloire de Montpellier isolate 1030 chromosome 18, EGFV_Vit.rip_1.0, whole genome shotgun sequence includes:
- the LOC117907779 gene encoding disease resistance protein RUN1-like: MASSTQKPSSSSSTSIRQYDFDVFLSFRGEDTRYNFTDHLFVNLDRMGINTFRDDRLERGEEIKSELLTTIEKSRISIVVFSKDYAHSKWCLDELAKIMECREEMEQIVFPVFYHVDPSDVRKQTGSFGEAFSIHERNVDEKKVQRWKDSLTKASNLSGFHVNDGYESKHIEEITNGICKRLNPKLLHIDDDIVGIDSRLGVFKLLLNNHSNDVLVVGIYGTGGIGKTTIAKIVYNEIQCQFDGACFLQDVRVRSKNGCQLQLQKQLLRGIVGQEVEFSDTNEGINIITRRLHSKKVLIVIDDVDDLEQLKLLAESPKWFGPRSRIIITTRNRHLLVEYGVTKSYEATGLHNREALQLFSQHAFKQKVPTTGYFDLSNRLVKYAQGLPLALKVLGSSLRDMTIEQWESALNKLKKNPSKKINDVLRISFDGLDDSQQRVFLDIACFFKGECEDFVSRILDGCNLDPTINIKDLCDRCLVTRLNNLVQMHDLIQEMGWAIVREKCPGEPHKWSRLWDADDIYDAFSRQEGMKNIQTISLDLSRSKEIQFNTKVFAKMKKLRLLKIYCNDHDGLTREEYKVHLPNDFEFPHNLRYLHWQRCTLRSLPSSFYGGELIEINLKSSNIKRLWKGNKCLGKLKGIDLSNSKQLVEMPEFSSMPNLERLNLEGCTSLCELHSSIGDLKRLTYLNLGGCEQLQSFPTNKKFESLEVLYLNQCRKLKKIPNIHGNMEHLKELYLNKSGIKALPSSIVNLFSLKVLNLSNCLEFEKFPDTITYLESLEILDLSNCSKFEKFPEIRGNMKCLRSLYLDETAIKELPNSIGSLTSLEILSLKKCSKFEKFSDVFTNMRHLWHLILCESGIKELPGSIGCLESLLGLDLSNCSNFEKFSEIQWNMKSLSELHLKHTAIKELPNSIGCLPVLEILDLGGCSNLERLPEIQIDMGYLQDLCLHETAIKGLPCSIGRLTGLDRLKLENCRNLRSLPDICGLKSLTNLFIDGCSNLEAFSEITEDMEKLKHLFLRETGITELPSSIEHLRGLDSLELINCKNLAALPNSIGSLTRLTYLRVRNCTELHNLPDNLRSLRCCLLQLDLGGCNLMEGEIPSDLWCLSSLISLDVSENHIRCIPAGITQLFELTTLYMNHCPMLEEIVELPSSLTEMEAHGCPCLETETFSSPLWSSLLKCFKSPNQSTFSWRGTFIIPGSSGIPEWVSHQRMGWEVRIELPMNWYEDNNFLGFVLFFHHVPLDDDDECDTTIGSIPLYELMISHGDQSERLGWIMFFCKCKTYRIWSLPYDDDPYCSGSTSDPAIFVTYVPQIEIPRLYRSSRWNNVKARFFDEWRCRSFTCGDNRCFKVKSCGIHLLYAQDQMHCTQPSRGSLEITQPRD; this comes from the exons ATGGCTTCCTCTACCCAaaaaccctcttcttcttcttctacctcAATCCGTCAATATGACTTCGATGtgttcttgagttttagaggtGAAGACACCCGCTACAATTTTACGGATCATTTATTCGTAAATTTGGATCGGATGGGGATTAACACTTTCAGAGACGATCGACTTGAAAGAGGAGAGGAGATTAAATCAGAACTTTTAACAACTAttgaaaaatcaagaatttcCATAGTTGTGTTCTCAAAAGACTATGCGCATTCCAAGTGGTGTTTGGATGAGTTAGCGAAGATCATGGAGTGCAGGGAAGAAATGGAACAAATAGTCTTTCCGGTGTTCTACCACGTGGATCCTTCCGATGTGCGAAAGCAAACAGGGAGCTTCGGAGAGGCATTTTCCATTCACGAAAGAAATGTAGATGAGAAGAAGGTGCAAAGGTGGAAGGATTCCTTGACCAAAGCAAGCAATCTAAGTGGTTTCCATGTGAATGATGG GTATGAGTCAAAGCATATTGAGGAAATTACTAACGGGATTTGTAAAAGATTGAATCCCAAGCTTTTGCATATTGACGATGATATAGTTGGGATAGATTCTCGCCTAGGAGTgtttaaattattgttaaataatCACTCGAATGACGTTCTTGTGGTTGGGATCTATGGAACTGGCGGAATTGGTAAAACTACCATTGCCAAGATTGTTTATAACGAAATTCAATGTCAATTCGATGGTGCTTGCTTCCTCCAAGATGTCAGAGTGAGATCCAAAAATGGTTGTCAACTTCAACTACAAAAACAACTTCTTCGTGGTATAGTGGGCCAAGAAGTAGAGTTTAGTGATACCAATGAAGGGATCAATATAATAACGCGCAGACTCCACTCAAAAAAAGTTCTTATTGTTATTGACGATGTTGATGATTTGGAGCAATTAAAGTTATTGGCTGAAAGTCCTAAATGGTTTGGTCCAAGAAGTAGAATTATCATTACAACCAGAAACCGACATCTGTTGGTTGAGTATGGAGTGACTAAATCATATGAGGCTACAGGATTACATAATAGGGAAGCTCTTCAACTCTTCAGCCAACATGCCTTTAAACAAAAAGTTCCTACAACAGGTTATTTTGACCTCTCAAATCGCTTGGTAAAATATGCTCAAGGTCTCCCTTTGGCCCTTAAAGTTCTAGGTTCTTCTCTTCGAGACATGACAATAGAACAATGGGAAAGCGCAttgaataaattgaaaaaaaacccTAGCAAGAAAATTAATGATGTGCTTAGAATAAGTTTTGATGGGCTTGATGATTCTCAACAGAGGGTTTTCTTGGACATTGCATGTTTTTTCAAGGGTGAATGCGAAGATTTCGTGTCAAGAATATTAGACGGTTGCAACTTAGATCCAACAATCAACATAAAAGATCTTTGTGATAGATGTCTAGTAACTAGACTAAACAACCTCGTACAAATGCATGACTTGATACAAGAAATGGGTTGGGCAATTGTTCGGGAAAAATGTCCTGGAGAGCCCCACAAATGGAGTAGATTGTGGGATGCTGATGATATTTATGATGCATTTTCTAGACAAGAG GggatgaaaaatattcaaaccATATCTTTGGACTTGTCtagatcaaaagaaatacaGTTCAATACAAAAGTGTTTGCTAAGATGAAGAAACTTAGGTTGCTTAAAATCTATTGCAATGATCATGATGGTTTGACAAGAGAGGAGTATAAAGTGCATCTTCCTAACGATTTTGAATTTCCTCATAATTTGAGATATCTTCATTGGCAAAGATGCACTTTGAGGTCTTTACCTTCAAGTTTTTATGGAGGGGAGCTTATTGAAATCAACTTGAAGTCTAGCAACATAAAAAGGCTTTGGAAGGGGAATAAG TGTCTTGGAAAACTAAAGGGCATTGATTTAAGTAACTCAAAACAGCTTGTCGAAATGCCAGAATTCTCAAGCATGCCGAATTTGGAGAGACTGAATCTTGAAGGTTGTACAAGTTTGTGTGAACTTCATTCATCTATTGGCGATCTCAAACGATTGACTTACTTGAATTTAGGAGGATGTGAGCAGCTCCAAAGCTTTCCAACTAACAAGAAGTTTGAATCTCTTGAAGTCCTTTATCTCAATCAATGTCGAAAGTTGAAGAAGATTCCTAACATCCATGGGAATATGGAACATTTGAAGGAACTTTATTTAAACAAGAGTGGGATTAAAGCGCTACCAAGTAGCATTGTGAATTTATTCTCTCTTAAAGTCCTTAATCTCTCCAATTGTTTAGAGTTTGAGAAATTTCCAGATACAATTACGTATTTGGAATCTCTTGAAATTCTTGACCTCTCAAATTgctcaaaatttgagaaattccCGGAGATAAGAGGGAATATGAAATGTTTGAGGAGTCTTTATTTAGATGAGACTGCTATTAAGGAACTCCCAAATAGTATTGGGTCCTTGACCTCTCTCGAAATTCTTTCTCTTAAAAAATGTtcaaagtttgagaaattttcaGATGTATTTACCAATATGAGACATTTATGGCATCTAATTTTATGTGAAAGTGGTATTAAGGAACTCCCAGGCAGCATTGGATGTTTGGAATCTCTTTTAGGACTTGACCTCTCAAATTGCTCGAACTTTGAGAAATTTTCAGAGATCCAGTGGAATATGAAATCATTGAGTGAGCTTCATTTAAAGCACACCGCTATTAAGGAACTCCCAAATAGCATTGGGTGCTTGCCGGTTCTTGAAATTCTTGACCTCGGTGGTTGCTCAAATCTTGAGAGGCTTCCTGAGATCCAAATAGATATGGGATATCTACAGGATCTTTGTCTACACGAAACTGCTATTAAAGGATTACCCTGCTCAATAGGTCGTCTCACTGGACTTGATCGATTAAAGTTGGAAAATTGTAGAAACTTGAGAAGTCTTCCAGACATATGTGGGTTGAAATCCCTTACAAACCTTTTTATCGATGGTTGTTCAAATCTAGAGGCTTTTTCAGAGATCACGGAGGATatggaaaaattaaaacacCTTTTCTTACGTGAAACGGGCATAACAGAGctgccatcatcaattgaacACCTGAGAGGTCTTGATTCCTTGGAATTGATCAATTGTAAGAACCTTGCGGCTCTTCCCAATAGCATTGGTAGTTTGACACGTCTTACATATCTTCGTGTTCGTAACTGTACAGAGCTCCATAACTTGCCTGACAATTTGAGAAGCCTACGGTGTTGCCTATTGCAATTAGATCTAGGTGGTTGCAATCTGATGGAGGGAGAAATCCCCAGTGATTTATGGTGCTTATCCTCACTGATATCTTTAGATGTAAGTGAAAACCATATTCGTTGCATACCCGCTGGCATCACTCAACTTTTTGAGCTTACAACCCTTTACATGAATCACTGCCCGATGCTTGAAGAAATTGTAGAGCTTCCATCAAGTTTAACAGAGATGGAGGCACATGGTTGTCCATGCCTGGAAACAGAAACTTTCTCAAGTCCACTTTGGTCTTCTCTGCTCAAATGCTTCAAATCACCAAATCAG TCAACATTTTCTTGGCGGGGGACATTTATCATTCCAGGAAGTAGTGGAATACCAGAGTGGGTAAGCCATCAGAGAATGGGGTGGGAAGTAAGAATAGAGCTCCCAATGAATTGGTACGAAGACAACAACTTCTTGGGATTTGTTTTATTCTTCCATCATGTTCcccttgatgatgatgatgaatgtGATACAACAATCGGTAGTATTCCACTTTATGAATTGATGATATCCCATGGTGATCAATCTGAACGACTGGGCTGgataatgtttttttgtaaaTGTAAAACCTACCGGATTTGGAGTTTACCATATGACGACGACCCCTACTGCAGTGGTAGCACATCAGATCCAGCAATTTTCGTGACGTATGTCCCTCAGATTGAAATTCCCCGGTTGTATCGATCCAGTCGGTGGAACAACGTTAAGGCTCGCTTCTTCGATGAATGGCGTTGTCGCTCTTTTACGTGTGGCGATAACAGATGCTTTAAAGTGAAAAGCTGTGGGATACATCTCTTGTACGCCCAAGATCAGATGCATTGCACTCAGCCGTCAAGAGGAAGCCTTGAGATTACCCAGCCAAGAGATTAA
- the LOC117906441 gene encoding uncharacterized protein LOC117906441, with protein MTMEPEISISTSNSKPPSKPSSKRLLFDRRYGWVFDEWKDPSQEALSGGRGMFCILPLATALLKMASQSINLAANTAVKVLERPNLLSPQELKASFDDRFHKFMSSIQKPEFNLFAIKGNSTLHATESSSHPHARSSESQMASTT; from the exons ATGACTATGGAGCCCGAAATCTCAATTTCCACCTCCAACTCCAAACCTCCTTCCAAGCCTTCTTCCAAACGTCTACTCTTCGATCGCCGTTACGGTTGGGT aTTCGACGAATGGAAAGATCCATCCCAAGAAGCACTTTCCGGCGGCCGAGGCAT GTTTTGTATATTGCCATTGGCGACAGCTTTACTGAAGATGGCTTCGCAATCG ATTAACCTTGCAGCAAACACTGCGGTTAAAGTTCTTGAAAGGCCAAACCTTCTATCACCACAGGAACTGAAAGCTAGTTTTGATGATCGATTTCACAAATTTATGTCTTCGATACAAAAACCAGAATTCAACTTGTTCGCCATCAAAGGAAATTCGACATTGCATGCTACTGAGTCCTCCTCACATCCACATGCAAGAAGCAGTGAGTCACAAATGGCTAGTACAACTTAA
- the LOC117907689 gene encoding protein PARTING DANCERS-like, with protein sequence MANFKAICRDPTAQNPPNVSSSGSGGVCMMRNTWRDEQHPSFINFISSFLKANSFRLNFVPIAPDFIFNCGGLSVAFVFVTNWDGNNYLPTFSRVKKLKEQFAHLYIVVTLSTREQNDSFVHSYFKLGMELGRPTFVPVQDIEMGFEKIVKIAHAHGVCKRQDVISKLRAERKKSVQEMDVFLRVITSIPGIDNHDANSLNQAIGSVEAIAKASKDYILENTDLSSDKAETITRFFRDPKFYLSPKIN encoded by the exons ATGGCGAATTTCAAAGCAATTTGCAGAGATCCAACGGCTCAGAATCCTCCAAATGTCTCGAGCTCAG GAAGTGGTGGGGTTTGTATGATGAGGAACACATGGAGAGATGAACAGCACCCATCATTCATCAACTTCATCTCCTCCTTCCTCAAAGCAAATTCTTTCCGTCTTAACTTCGTCCCGATTGCCCCT GATTTCATTTTCAACTGTGGTGGTTTATCAGTggcctttgtttttgttacaaaCTGGGATGGTAACAACTACTTGCCAACCTTTAGCAG GGTAAAGAAACTGAAGGAGCAATTTGCACATCTCTACATTGTCGTCACGCTTTCAACCAGGGAGCAAAATGATTCTTTTGTGCACTCTTACTTCAA GCTTGGAATGGAGCTTGGAAGGCCTACATTTGTGCCAGTTCAAGACATAGAGATGGGCTTTGAGAAGATCGTGAAGATAGCTCATGCCCATGGGG TATGTAAGAGGCAGGATGTGATATCCAAATTGAGGGCTGAG AGGAAGAAATCAGTGCAAGAAATGGACGTATTCCTAAGAGTAATCACTTCCATACCTGGAATTgataaccatgatgcaaattCG CTTAATCAAGCCATTGGTTCGGTCGAAGCAATTGCCAAAGCATCAAAGGATTATATTTTGGAGAACACGGACCTTTCATCTGACAAGGCGGAGACGATTACAAGGTTTTTCAGAGATCCAAAGTTTTATCTCAGTCCAAAAATCAATTGA
- the LOC117907174 gene encoding LOW QUALITY PROTEIN: bifunctional aspartokinase/homoserine dehydrogenase 1, chloroplastic-like (The sequence of the model RefSeq protein was modified relative to this genomic sequence to represent the inferred CDS: inserted 1 base in 1 codon), whose protein sequence is MALSSSISSSLCKLSSQNALSPDSNSNKIFNSRCGPFSSLHQLPICKMGYVCQWGRRKSSNTPLISASVMDVSLDKSMEKVQLPKGDNWSVHKFGGTCVGTSERIKNVAEIIVKDDSERKLVVVSAMSKVTDMMYDLIYKAQSRDDSYISAVDAVLEKHRLTALDLLDXDDLASFLSRLHHDINEIKEMLRAIYIAGHASELFSDIIVGHGELWSAQMLSSVVRKKGIDCKWMDTRDVLIVNPTSADQVDPDFVESEMRLEKWFFQNPSKTIVATGFIASTPQNIPTTLKRDGSDFSAAIMGALFRARQVTIWTDVDGVYSADPRKVAEAVILNQLSYQEAWEMSYFGANVLHPRTIIPVMQYGIPIVIRNIFNLSAPGTMICRPSVDENEGNQRLESPVKGFATIDNVALINVEGTGMAGVPGTASAIFSAVKDVGANVIMISQASSEHSVCFAVPEKEVEAVAEALQSRFRQALDAGRLSQVAVVPNCSILATVGQRMASTPGVSASLFSALAKANINIRAIAQGCSEYNITVVVKREDCIRALKAVHSRFYLSRTTIAMGIIGPGLIGGTLLDQLRDQAAVLKEDFNIDLRVMGITGSRTMLLSDSGIDLSRWRELIKEKGEVGDMHKFVNHVHGNHFIPNTALVDCTADSNVASHYHEWLRKGIHVITPNKKANSGPLDQYLKLRALQRQSYTHYFYEATVGAGLPIISTLRGLLETGDKILRIEGIFSGTLSYIFNNFKGTRRFSEVVMEAKQAGYTEPDPRDDLSGTDVARKVIILARESGLKLELVDTPVQSLVPEPLRATASADEFMQQLPQYDEDLAKQLQDAEDAGEVLRYVGVVDVVNKKGLVELRRYKNDHPFAQLSGSDNIIAFTTARYKNQPLIVRGPGAGAQVTAGGIFSDILRLASYLGAPS, encoded by the exons ATGGCGCTCTCTTCTTCAATCTCCTCTTCTCTCTGTAAGCTCTCTTCGCAAAATGCACTCTCTCCCGATTCCAATTCGAATAAGATCTTCAATTCTCGATGCGGGCCTTTCTCTTCTCTCCACCAATTACCGATCTGCAA AATGGGTTATGTTTGTCAGTGGGGGAGAAGAAAGTCATCAAATACGCCACTCATCTCTGCTTCAGTTATGG ATGTTTCATTGGACAAGTCCATGGAAAAAGTTCAGCTTCCCAAAGGTGACAATTGGTCTGTCCATAAGTTTGGTGGCACCTGTGTGGGAACCTCTGAAAGGATCAAGAATGTTGCAGAGATAATTGTTAAAGATGATTCGGAAAGGAAGTTAGTGGTTGTGTCTGCAATGTCAAAGGTGACAGATATGATGTATGACCTCATCTACAAAGCACAATCACGAGATGACTCCTATATATCTGCAGTGGATGCTGTTTTAGAAAAGCACAGATTAACAGCACTTGATCTGCTTG GGGATGATCTTGCTAGTTTCTTATCACGGTTGCACCATGACATCAATGAAATCAAAGAGATGCTTCGGGCAATATATATAG CTGGTCATGCATCAGAGCTCTTTTCAGATATTATCGTAGGACATGGAGAGCTATGGTCTGCCCAGATGTTATCATCTGTTGTCAGAAAG AAAGGCATTGATTGCAAATGGATGGATACAAGGGATGTCCTTATTGTAAACCCTACTAGTGCTGATCAAGTTGATCCTGATTTTGTAGAATCTGAAATGAGACTTGAGAAATGGTTCTTCCAAAACCCATCTAAGACAATTGTTGCTACTGGTTTCATAGCTAGTACACCTCAAAATATTCCTACAACTTTAAAGAGAGATGGAAGTGATTTCTCTGCAGCTATAATGGGCGCTTTATTCAGGGCTCGTCAGGTCACAATTTGGACAGATGTTGATGGTGTGTACAGTGCAGACCCCAGAAAAG TTGCTGAGGCCGTGATACTGAATCAACTGTCTTACCAAGAGGCCTGGGAAATG TCATATTTTGGAGCAAATGTGCTGCATCCCCGCACCATCATTCCAGTGATGCAATATGGCATTCCAATTGTAATAAGGAATATTTTCAATCTCTCTGCACCTGGAACAATGATTTGTCGGCCTTCTGTTGATGAAAATGAAGGTAACCAGCGTTTGGAGTCTCCTGTGAAAGGGTTTGCAACAATTGACAATGTGGCACTCATAAATGTTGAAGG AACTGGAATGGCTGGTGTTCCTGGTACAGCTAGTGCCATTTTTTCTGCTGTGAAAGATGTGGGAGCTAATGTTATTATGATATCACAG GCTAGTAGTGAGCATTCTGTGTGTTTTGCTGTTCCCGAGAAGGAAGTAGAAGCTGTTGCTGAAGCTTTACAATCTAGATTCCGTCAGGCTTTGGATGCTGGTCGTCTTTCTCAG GTTGCGGTGGTACCAAACTGTAGCATCTTGGCCACGGTTGGCCAGAGAATGGCGAGTACACCTGGAGTCAGTGCCAGTCTTTTCAGTGCACTGGCTAAA GCTAATATTAACATCCGTGCCATAGCTCAAGGTTGCTCTGAGTATAATATAACTGTAGTTGTCAAGCGAGAAGATTGTATAAGGGCCCTAAAAGCTGTCCACTCAAGGTTTTATCTCTCAAGAACCACAATAGCAATGGGCATTATTGGACCTGGATTGATTGGTGGCACATTACTTGACCAGCTCAGGGATCAG GCAGCTGTCCTTAAGGAAGACTTTAACATTGATTTGCGTGTGATGGGAATTACAGGCTCAAGGACAATGCTTTTGAGTGATTC GGGAATTGACTTATCAAGATGGAGAGAACTTATAAAGGAGAAAGGAGAAGTGGGTGACATGCATAAATTCGTTAACCATGTGCATGGGAACCATTTTATCCCAAATACTGCGTTGGTGGATTGTACAGCAGACTCTAATGTTGCTAGCCATTACCATGAATGGTTGCGAAAAGGGATTCATGTAATCACCCCAAACAAAAAAGCAAATTCCGGTCCACTTGATCAG TATTTGAAGTTGAGGGCTCTTCAGAGGCAATCGTATACACATTACTTCTATGAAGCTACTGTCGGGGCCGGCCTCCCAATCATTAGCACCTTACGAGGTCTCCTTGAAACTGGAGACAAAATATTGCGCATTGAAGGCATTTTCAG TGGGACTTTGAGCTATATCTTCAACAACTTTAAGGGCACACGAAGATTCAGTGAGGTGGTGATGGAGGCCAAACAGGCTGGTTATACCGAGCCAGATCCAAGGGATGATCTATCTGGAACAGATGTTGCCAGAAAG GTGATAATTCTTGCTAGAGAATCTGGTCTAAAACTGGAACTTGTGGATACTCCTGTTCAAAGTCTCGTGCCAGAACCATTAAGA GCTACTGCATCAGCCGATGAATTTATGCAGCAGTTGCCACAATACGACGAAGACTTGGCTAAGCAACTACAAGATGCTGAGGATGCAGGGGAA GTCCTGAGATACGTAGGGGTGGTGGATGTGGTTAACAAAAAGGGGCTCGTGGAGCTGCGAAGATACAAGAACGACCACCCCTTTGCCCAGCTTTCCGGGTCTGATAACATCATTGCTTTCACAACTGCAAGGTACAAGAACCAGCCTCTTATAGTCCGGGGACCTGGTGCTGGCGCCCAAGTAACCGCCGGCGGTATATTCAGCGACATATTGCGCCTTGCCTCCTACCTTGGCGCCCCATCATAA